The following coding sequences lie in one Notolabrus celidotus isolate fNotCel1 chromosome 6, fNotCel1.pri, whole genome shotgun sequence genomic window:
- the adm2b gene encoding protein ADM2 isoform X2, whose amino-acid sequence MMLTLPRPSKYQKSSLTSIMPTASDLSIAFDNHLTHGEITLRALLHKEPQSKLSEPLLDESSIVPQEAVVSRRGSRGRRHANSGGTRGHGHLMRVGCVLGTCQVQNLSHRLYQLIGQSGREDSSPINPRSPHSYG is encoded by the exons ATGAT GTTGACTTTACCCAGACCCTCCAAATATCAAAAGTCTTCTCTCACTTCCATCATGCCTACTGCGTCGGATCTCTCTATTGCCTTTGACAACCACCTCACCCATGGAGAGATCACCTTGAGGGCTCTGCTGCACAAAGAGCCCCAGTCAAAGTTGTCTGAACCATTACTTGATGAAAGCAGCATTGTACCCCAAGAAGCCGTAGTCAGTAGACGTGGATCACGGGGTCGGCGTCATGCGAATAGTGGCGGCACAAGGGGCCACGGCCATCTAATGAGGGTGGGGTGTGTCCTAGGCACCTGCCAGGTTCAAAACCTCAGCCATCGTCTCTACCAGCTGATTGGACAGAGTGGGAGAGAAGACTCCTCCCCCATAAATCCTCGCAGTCCTCACAGCTATGGCTAA